Proteins co-encoded in one Corynebacterium lujinxingii genomic window:
- a CDS encoding pyruvate dehydrogenase, whose translation MPNFAEQVVKRLEDQGVKRIYGLVGDSLNPLSDAVRQSDIEWVHVRNEEAAAFAAGADSLAADELAVCGASCGPGNTHFVQGLFESHRNGSKVLAIASHIPTIEIGSSFFQETHPELLFQECSSYCEVVHEADQGMRVLHNALQNTLAGNGVSVMIVPGDVFAADTAEGPHTADSVYATGKNKRIYPDPHEAARLVEAINKADKVTLFCGYGARDARDEVFALAEKIKSPIGHSFRGKMYFEYDNPYDVGMSGLLGYGACLDAMDESDLFIMVGTDFPYTDWLPDENVAQIDIDGAHIGRRTKVDYPVVGDVKSVIENILPHIEEKKDRKFLDKMIKRHYQLLDHVVKSYTSEAFESKKPIHPELAASVLDKLADDDAYFTVDTGMCNVWSSRYLTPNGKRDEAASFLHGTMANALPMAIGVQAAFPDRQVISWSGDGGLGMLMGELLTIKLHQLPVKVICFNNSSLGMVKLEMMVAGMPYFGTDHEQANYAEIAKGVGIKSFRIEEPEDLEPMLKEALAYDGPVLVDIVTDPEALSLPPGITWDMMKGFAKSGARTAFLEGGVGRLFHLAKSNLRHIGGAATIEFGG comes from the coding sequence ATGCCAAATTTCGCTGAACAAGTAGTGAAGCGGCTCGAAGACCAGGGCGTGAAGCGCATCTACGGCCTGGTCGGCGACTCACTCAACCCGCTTTCCGACGCCGTCCGTCAAAGCGACATCGAATGGGTGCACGTGCGCAACGAGGAGGCCGCCGCCTTCGCAGCTGGCGCCGATTCGCTCGCCGCCGACGAACTCGCCGTCTGTGGCGCGTCCTGCGGCCCGGGCAACACCCACTTCGTCCAGGGCCTGTTCGAGTCGCACCGCAACGGCTCCAAGGTGCTGGCGATCGCCTCGCACATCCCGACCATCGAGATCGGTTCCTCCTTCTTCCAGGAAACCCACCCGGAACTGCTGTTCCAGGAGTGCTCCTCCTACTGCGAGGTTGTCCACGAGGCCGACCAGGGCATGCGCGTGCTGCACAATGCGCTGCAAAACACCCTGGCCGGCAACGGTGTCTCCGTCATGATCGTGCCGGGCGACGTCTTCGCAGCCGACACCGCCGAGGGCCCGCACACCGCGGACTCCGTCTACGCCACCGGCAAGAACAAGCGCATCTACCCGGACCCGCACGAGGCCGCCCGCCTGGTCGAGGCGATCAACAAGGCAGACAAGGTCACCCTGTTCTGCGGCTACGGCGCCCGCGACGCCCGTGACGAGGTCTTCGCCTTGGCCGAGAAGATCAAGTCCCCGATCGGCCACTCCTTCCGCGGCAAGATGTACTTCGAGTACGACAACCCTTACGACGTGGGCATGTCCGGCCTGCTCGGCTACGGCGCCTGCCTTGACGCCATGGATGAGTCCGACCTGTTCATCATGGTCGGCACCGACTTCCCGTACACCGACTGGCTGCCGGACGAAAACGTCGCGCAGATCGACATCGACGGCGCCCACATCGGTCGCCGCACCAAGGTCGACTACCCGGTCGTCGGCGATGTGAAGAGCGTCATCGAAAACATCCTCCCGCACATCGAGGAGAAGAAGGACCGCAAGTTCCTGGACAAGATGATCAAGCGCCACTACCAGCTGCTTGATCACGTGGTGAAGAGCTACACCTCCGAAGCCTTCGAGTCCAAGAAGCCGATCCACCCCGAGCTCGCGGCCTCCGTGCTGGACAAGCTTGCCGACGATGACGCTTACTTCACCGTCGACACCGGCATGTGCAACGTGTGGTCCTCGCGCTACCTCACCCCGAACGGCAAGCGCGACGAGGCCGCTTCCTTCCTGCACGGCACCATGGCCAACGCCCTGCCGATGGCAATCGGTGTGCAGGCGGCGTTCCCGGACCGCCAGGTGATCTCCTGGTCCGGCGACGGCGGCCTGGGCATGCTCATGGGCGAGCTGCTGACCATCAAGCTCCACCAGCTGCCGGTGAAGGTCATCTGTTTCAACAACTCCTCGCTGGGCATGGTCAAGCTCGAGATGATGGTCGCCGGCATGCCGTACTTCGGTACCGACCACGAGCAGGCCAACTACGCCGAGATTGCCAAGGGCGTGGGCATCAAGTCCTTCCGCATCGAGGAGCCGGAGGACCTCGAGCCGATGCTCAAGGAGGCACTCGCCTACGACGGCCCGGTGCTTGTCGACATCGTCACTGACCCGGAGGCACTCTCCCTGCCGCCGGGAATCACCTGGGACATGATGAAGGGCTTCGCCAAGTCCGGCGCCCGCACCGCCTTCCTCGAGGGCGGCGTCGGTCGACTGTTCCACCTGGCCAAGTCCAACCTTCGCCACATCGGTGGCGCCGCGACCATCGAGTTCGGCGGGTAG
- a CDS encoding ATP synthase subunit B family protein, whose amino-acid sequence MTSPQNPRRERAARPATSSTAVRAEQVADDDQHIGQEAWVGTDSTDVSTGNVSWGAIFAGVVTFLAIMILLGIGAAAMGLQGSTGLATGIFALISLAVAFAAAGYVSGALGVRAGLFHGLGTWATSLIASLILAGWLGASVLGGLGSILGTAADATGSAVGGAADAAGQYASENVSEGEARDAANQAEDAINDARDQVTQEDIDNAKQQANEAWEDAKQTADEVSDDAAVGTWWTFAGLLIGAVISAFCGAAGARSVLNRDEKQVVTRR is encoded by the coding sequence ATGACTTCTCCGCAGAACCCGCGCCGCGAGCGCGCTGCACGCCCGGCAACCTCCAGCACCGCGGTGCGCGCCGAGCAGGTTGCTGACGACGACCAGCACATCGGCCAGGAAGCCTGGGTCGGCACCGACTCCACCGACGTGTCCACCGGCAACGTCTCCTGGGGCGCGATCTTCGCAGGCGTGGTGACCTTCCTCGCGATCATGATCCTGCTCGGCATCGGTGCCGCAGCCATGGGCCTGCAGGGCTCGACCGGCTTGGCCACCGGCATCTTCGCGCTGATCTCCCTGGCAGTGGCATTCGCCGCAGCTGGCTACGTCTCCGGCGCCCTCGGCGTGCGCGCCGGCCTGTTCCACGGCCTGGGCACCTGGGCGACCTCGCTGATCGCCTCGCTCATCCTCGCCGGCTGGCTCGGCGCATCCGTACTCGGTGGCCTTGGCTCCATCTTGGGCACCGCCGCTGACGCAACCGGCTCCGCAGTCGGTGGCGCAGCAGACGCCGCGGGCCAGTACGCGTCTGAAAACGTCTCCGAGGGAGAGGCACGCGATGCCGCTAACCAGGCAGAGGACGCCATCAACGACGCCCGCGACCAGGTCACGCAGGAAGACATCGACAACGCGAAGCAGCAGGCCAACGAGGCTTGGGAAGACGCAAAGCAGACCGCTGACGAGGTCTCCGACGACGCTGCCGTTGGCACCTGGTGGACCTTCGCCGGTCTGCTCATCGGCGCTGTCATCTCCGCATTCTGCGGTGCAGCCGGTGCACGCTCCGTGCTCAACCGCGACGAGAAGCAGGTTGTGACCCGCCGCTAG
- a CDS encoding heat shock protein transcriptional repressor HspR → MADEKEYFVISVAAELTGMHAQTLRTYDRLGLVTPMRTKGGGRRYSRRDISMLRRIQHLSQEEGVNLAGIKTIIELSQQIEDLQDELETQRGHNEELRRKLRSGSRRGGELVHVPRSTAVVAWEPASRRRRRTS, encoded by the coding sequence ATGGCAGACGAGAAGGAATACTTCGTCATCTCGGTCGCCGCCGAACTGACCGGCATGCACGCCCAGACGCTGCGCACCTACGACCGGCTCGGCCTGGTCACCCCGATGCGCACGAAGGGCGGCGGGCGCCGCTACTCGCGCCGCGACATCTCGATGCTGCGCCGCATCCAACACCTCTCCCAGGAGGAGGGGGTGAACCTGGCGGGCATCAAGACGATCATCGAGTTGTCCCAGCAGATCGAGGATCTGCAGGACGAACTGGAAACCCAGCGCGGACACAACGAGGAGTTGCGGCGGAAGTTGCGCTCCGGCTCTCGCCGCGGCGGCGAGCTGGTGCACGTGCCCCGTTCCACCGCGGTGGTGGCGTGGGAGCCCGCTTCACGACGACGCCGGCGCACGTCGTAG
- the dnaJ gene encoding molecular chaperone DnaJ, whose protein sequence is MAMQQEWADKDYYGDLGVSSSASAADIKKAYRKLARENHPDNHPGDKKAEEKFKRVAEAYDVVGDEQKRKEYDQLKSMIGSGGFGRFGRGGGSGFPGGFRGTEAEFDLSDIFGSATGGQAGDSGLGDIFGGFFGGRGGAGRNARPSRGADVETEITLDFREAAKGTTFPVELTGDAPCTTCHGSGSKDGKTHTCQVCSGSGYIRENSGAFGMARPCTNCGGTGEVIEDPCPTCGGTGTVRRTRSITVRIPAGVTDGQKVRLAGQGEAGPNGTPAGDLFVTVHVRDDDTFTRSDDDLEVTVPVSFAEAALGATVAVPTLDNPVKVKVPAGTPNGRTLRVRGRGIPKKSGSAGDLLVTVEVQVPRDLDPSATSALRAYAQAEKDSGFDPRAGFAGN, encoded by the coding sequence ATGGCCATGCAACAGGAATGGGCCGACAAGGATTATTACGGCGATTTGGGCGTGAGCTCGTCGGCAAGCGCTGCCGATATTAAGAAGGCGTACCGCAAGCTCGCACGCGAAAACCACCCGGACAATCACCCTGGCGACAAGAAGGCCGAGGAGAAGTTCAAGCGGGTCGCGGAAGCGTACGACGTGGTCGGCGACGAGCAGAAACGCAAGGAATACGACCAGTTGAAGTCCATGATCGGCTCGGGAGGCTTCGGCCGTTTCGGGCGGGGAGGAGGATCCGGCTTTCCCGGCGGGTTTCGTGGCACGGAAGCGGAATTCGACCTCTCCGACATCTTCGGATCAGCCACTGGTGGACAAGCTGGAGACAGCGGCCTTGGTGATATCTTCGGTGGCTTCTTTGGCGGCCGCGGCGGTGCTGGCAGGAACGCTCGGCCGTCGCGGGGGGCCGACGTCGAAACGGAAATAACCCTCGACTTCCGTGAGGCAGCCAAGGGCACGACGTTCCCGGTCGAGCTCACCGGCGACGCACCGTGCACCACCTGCCACGGCTCCGGTTCCAAAGACGGCAAGACCCACACATGCCAGGTCTGCTCGGGTTCCGGCTACATCCGGGAAAACTCCGGCGCGTTCGGCATGGCACGACCTTGCACCAACTGCGGCGGCACCGGCGAGGTCATCGAGGACCCTTGCCCGACCTGCGGCGGTACCGGCACCGTGCGGCGTACCCGCTCGATTACGGTGCGCATCCCCGCCGGCGTGACCGACGGGCAGAAGGTGCGGCTCGCTGGCCAAGGCGAGGCAGGCCCCAACGGCACACCCGCCGGCGACCTGTTCGTCACCGTGCATGTGCGTGACGACGACACCTTCACCCGCTCCGACGACGACCTCGAAGTGACGGTTCCGGTCTCCTTCGCCGAGGCCGCCCTCGGTGCGACGGTCGCCGTGCCCACCCTGGACAACCCGGTGAAGGTGAAGGTTCCGGCCGGCACCCCGAACGGACGCACCCTGCGTGTGCGCGGCCGCGGCATCCCAAAGAAGTCCGGTTCCGCGGGCGACCTGCTGGTCACCGTCGAGGTGCAAGTGCCGAGGGATCTCGACCCGTCCGCCACCTCCGCGCTGCGCGCCTACGCCCAGGCGGAGAAGGATTCCGGCTTCGACCCGCGCGCCGGGTTCGCCGGAAACTAA
- the grpE gene encoding nucleotide exchange factor GrpE: protein MTNPFNEQMPDNPGDPAETDEQYVSPDQAESIADEAAESEALATDEDPLLAADAELEDAAEIAEGEVNPDADGDGAVSDIELQLAERTESLQRVSAEYANYRRRTERERGELANNAKAKFATELLPLLDDLDLAQQHGDLDEGPLKAFADKFRTIVAGQGVKEFGAEGDAFDPEVHEAVQDLSQGDEKVLGTVLRKGYTVGDRLVRNAMVIIADPAESADADE, encoded by the coding sequence ATGACGAACCCGTTCAACGAGCAGATGCCCGACAACCCGGGTGATCCGGCGGAGACGGACGAGCAGTACGTGTCCCCGGACCAGGCCGAGTCCATCGCGGACGAGGCGGCCGAGTCCGAGGCTCTGGCCACGGACGAAGATCCCCTTTTAGCCGCCGACGCTGAGTTGGAAGACGCCGCCGAGATCGCCGAAGGCGAAGTGAACCCGGACGCTGACGGCGACGGCGCGGTCAGCGACATCGAACTGCAGCTCGCCGAGCGCACCGAGTCCCTGCAGCGCGTCAGCGCCGAGTACGCGAACTACCGCCGCCGCACCGAGCGCGAGCGCGGCGAGCTGGCCAACAACGCGAAAGCGAAGTTCGCCACCGAGCTCCTGCCGCTTCTCGACGACCTCGACCTCGCCCAGCAGCACGGCGACCTGGACGAAGGCCCGCTGAAGGCCTTCGCGGACAAGTTCCGCACCATCGTTGCCGGCCAGGGTGTCAAGGAGTTCGGTGCCGAGGGCGACGCCTTCGACCCGGAGGTCCACGAGGCCGTGCAGGACCTGTCCCAGGGCGACGAGAAGGTGCTGGGCACGGTACTGCGCAAGGGCTACACCGTCGGTGACCGCCTGGTGCGAAACGCCATGGTGATCATCGCCGATCCGGCCGAAAGTGCCGACGCCGACGAGTAA